One Synechococcus sp. PROS-9-1 DNA window includes the following coding sequences:
- a CDS encoding glucosamine-6-phosphate deaminase, which translates to MEAVVDQLEQGVRDSLEQQAFRPLGLATGRTMEPLYAALVSRLRDWPTDRLQLLRQRWLSFNLDEYVGLSPEHPSSFSAFMGHHLVRPLGLHPAQVLLPDGAAADPEAAADHFAAEIRSAGGIGSQLLGLGSNGHVGFNEPPCGPDMRCRVVRLSPATRSQNAPAFQGSPGLVPEQAITLGLHEILAANELHLIVTGAPKAGILRKALDLDGDPEVPASWLRRHPKLWLWVDDAAWGEEGH; encoded by the coding sequence ATGGAGGCTGTGGTTGATCAGCTTGAACAAGGAGTGCGGGACTCTCTTGAGCAACAGGCATTTCGGCCCCTTGGTTTGGCGACGGGACGCACCATGGAGCCGCTTTATGCCGCATTGGTCTCACGTTTAAGGGATTGGCCTACGGACCGTCTGCAGCTGTTGCGTCAGCGCTGGCTCAGTTTCAATCTTGATGAATATGTGGGTTTGTCACCGGAGCATCCCAGCTCCTTCTCTGCCTTTATGGGGCATCACCTGGTGCGGCCACTCGGGCTTCATCCGGCGCAGGTGTTGTTGCCAGATGGAGCTGCTGCCGACCCTGAGGCGGCCGCTGATCATTTTGCAGCTGAGATCCGCAGCGCTGGTGGGATTGGCTCGCAGCTGTTGGGATTGGGCAGTAATGGGCATGTGGGATTTAACGAGCCCCCATGTGGTCCAGATATGCGCTGTCGTGTGGTCAGACTCAGCCCCGCTACGCGATCACAAAATGCCCCTGCGTTCCAGGGCAGTCCAGGGTTGGTTCCGGAGCAAGCGATCACCCTGGGCCTGCACGAGATCCTGGCGGCGAATGAACTTCACTTGATCGTGACCGGTGCGCCTAAGGCGGGGATCCTGCGCAAGGCGTTGGATCTGGATGGTGATCCAGAGGTGCCTGCCAGCTGGCTACGGCGTCACCCAAAACTTTGGTTGTGGGTGGACGATGCGGCATGGGGTGAGGAAGGGCATTGA